The Podarcis muralis chromosome Z, rPodMur119.hap1.1, whole genome shotgun sequence DNA segment tatttattattattattattattattattattattattattattattattattaatcctccAGGCATTGAGGACCTTTCCCTCAAACGGGACGAGCTGAGCAAGCAGATccgccaggaggaagaggagaaatccAAACTCCAGAACGACATCCGGGTTTTGACGGACAAGCTGTCGCGCGTCAACGAGAGCCTGGCGCGCAAAATGGCGTCGCGCAACGAGTTCGACCGGACCATCGCCGAGACGGAGGCGGCGTACATGAAGGTGGGgagaaattattattgttattattaaattaataataataataataataataataataataataataataatataaaataatagtaattaataatcataataggaatagtaataagaataataaataattattatctgaaataataataataatcatagtagtaataataataataaatagttgttaaataaaataatagtaaataataataataataataggagtaagaataataattattaaataaaataataataaataataataataatactaaagtaataataataataataataatactaaaataataattaaagaaaaTAATAGTAATCaatcataatagtaataataataaataattgttaaataaaataatagtaaataataataataataataggaataagaataataaataattattaaataaagtaataataaataataataatactaaagtaataatactactactaaaataataattaaagaaaaTAATAGTGATCcatcataatagtaataataataaataattgttaaagaaaataatagtaattaataataacaataggaataagaataataaataattattaaataaaataataataaataatactactaaaataataataattaataaagtaataataaataataataataatactaaagtaataatactactactaaaataataattaaagaaaaTAATAGTGATCaatcataatagtaataataataaataattgttaaagaaaataatagtaattaataataacaataggaataagaataataaataattattaaataaaataataataaataatactactaaaataataataattagtaagAGTAGTAACAATGTCACTTTCAAATGAGTGCCTTTTTCTATTGATTTATGGCTAGATttcggggtcagactagatgaccctggaacCCACTTTGAAGTAATTGCCTTTTTATACCCCGAAATCTAGCCATAAATCAATAGAAAAATGCGATTTTTGAAAGTGGgttccagggtcatctagtctgacccggaAATCGAGGGAGAAATCAGTGTAAAAAGCTGCTTTTCTGAAGAAATTAGACTAATAGCAATAAATTAGACTCATAAATAAGTGTCATAAGGTGAGGGTGACCCCAGAAATCAAGCAAGAAaagagtctaataataataataataataataataataataataataatatactaatAAGGCGATGTATAACCCCGGAAATCGAGCAAGAAatcagtcataataataataataataataataataataataataataataaagtaataaatatACATAATAATCATAAGAAGTAAtcataagaagaagaaataagaaataagaaaaaatcagaaataataataatgataataattcctaatcaataataataataataataataataataataataataataataattcctaatcaataataataataataataataataataataataataattcctaatcaataataataataataataataataataattcctaatcaataataataataataataataataataataataataataataaagtaataaatatACATAATAATCATAAGAAGTAATCATACgaagaagaaataagaaataagaaaaaatcagaaataataataacgataataattcctaatcaataataataataataataataataataataataataataattcctaatcaataagaataagaataataattcctaatcaataataataataataataataataataataaagtaataaatatACATAATAATCATAAGAAGTaatcataagaagaagaagaaataagaaataagaaaaaatcagaaataataatgataataattcctaatcaataataataataataatgataataattcctaatcaataataataataataataataataataataataataataataataataatttcctcaTCAATACTAATCGATACCTCTAATAATCCCCTTCCCCCCCCAGATCCTGGAAAGCTCCCAGACCCTCCTCAACGTCCTGCGCAAGGAAGCCGGCAACCTGGCCAAGGCGGCGGATGCGAAAGGCGGCGCCAAGGAGGCCTAAAGCGGGCGCCGCGACTCCTCGAACCCGGGACCGGGGGGATTGCGTGTTGTGCTGTATGGGAATAAAGGGTTTCGCTTCCCTGTCCCGGACGCCTGGTTTCTggacggggaggggaggggggattggAGCACGTCTGTATGGaacacatatgtacacacacacacacacgtatgtatagacacacaaacatacatatacatatatgaacacacacacacatatacacacacacacatacatatacatatataaacataCATATAAACTTACATACCTGTAcgtatatagacacacacacatatacacacacacacacacatatacatatataaacataCATATAAACTTACATACCTGTACATCTATACAAACACGCACACATATaaactcacatacacacacacacgtatatatacatacatacatatacacatataaacacaaacacacacacatatatatacatatatacactacacgcgcacacacatatatatactcaCAAAAATGGTTACATATATAAACATACGTATGTATGCaatcacacacatatatatgtatatttacacacacacacacacatatatacatacacacctacatatacatatataaacatatatataaACTTACATACctatacatatatacaaacacgcacacatataaacacacatacacacatatatgcatatataaacaTACATAAAAAATTACATACctatacatatatacaaacacacacacacacacacacacatatatacactacacacacacatatacacacataaacacaaacacatatatacatatacacatatatacatatacatatataaactgcacacacacatatatacacacatacatacatatacatatataaacgTACATActatacatatatacaaacacacatatatacacacacatatatatacacatcaacacacatcaacacacacacacacatacctacctacatacatatatactatactagacatatacacacacatacacatatacacacaacacacacacacatgtatacacacacatttatatatacacatatacacacacgcacacacatacctacctacatacatatatactatactagacatatacacacacaaacatatacatatatatacatatgtatatatgtacacacacacacacacatatacacacacaacacacatacacacacacatgtatacacacatttatatatacacatatacacacaacacacacacatacacacacatatatatacctacctacatatatacacatatagacatatatagacatacacacacacacatgtatatatacacatatatacacacacacacacacacacacacacacacacacatacctacctacatacatatatactatactagacatatacacacacaaacatacatacatatatatacatatgtatgtatgtacacacacacacacatatacacacaacacacatacacacacacatgtatacacacatttatatatacacatatacacacaacacacacacatacacacacatatatatgcctacctacatatatacacatatagacatacacacacacacatgtatatatacacatatacacacaccaacacacacccacacacacacatatacacacaacacacacacatatatatacctacctacatatatacacatatagacatatatagacatacacacacacacatgtatatatacacatatacacacacccacacacacccacacacacacacacacacacatatacacacaacacacacacatacacacacatatatatacctacctacatatatacacatatagacatatatagacacacacacacacacatgtatatatacacatatacacacaccaacacccacccacacccacacacatatacacacaacacacacacatacacacacatatatatacctacctacatatatacacatatatacacatatacacacacccacacacccacacacatatacatgtatatatacacatatacacacaccaacacccacccacacccacccacatatacacacaacacacacacatacacacacatatatatacctacctacatatatacacatatatacacatatacacacacccacacacatatacatgtatatatacacatatacacacaccaacacccacccacacccacccacatatacacacaacacacacacatacacacacatatatatacctacctacatatatacacatatagacatatatagacatacacacacacatgtatatatacacatatacacacaccaacacacacacacacacacatatatacatacatacatacatgtacacacacatatacacacacacacacacacacatatatacatacatacatacatacatgtacatacatacactctctctcacacacatatatacatacatacattcatacatgtacacacacacatacacacacacacatacatacatgtacacacacacatatatacacacacacatacatacatacatgtacacacacacacatatatacacacacatatacatacatacatgtacacatatacacacacaaacacacacacacatatacacacacacacacacacacacacatatatatacacacacacacacacacacaaacacacacacatacatacatacacatacactctctctctctctcacacacacacacacacacacatgtacacacacacacatatacacacacacacatatacatacatacatacatacatgtacacacacacacatacacacacacacacatacatacatgtacacacatacacactctctctctctctctctcacacacacacacacacacacacatgtacacacacacacatatacacacacacatatacatacatacatacatgtacacacacacacacacacacacatatatacacacacacacacacacacacatacatgtacacacatacactctctcacacacacacacatacactcacacacacacacacatacatacatgtacacacatacacactctctctctctctctctctcacacacacacacacacacatacatgtacacacacacatatacacacacacatatacatacatacatacatacatacatgtacacacacacacacacatatatacacacacacacacatacatacatacatacatgtacacacatacactctctcacacacacacacatacacacacacacacacacatatatacatacatacatacatacatacatacatgtacacacatacactctctctcacacacacatacactcacacacatatacacacaacacacacacatacacacatatatatatacctacctacatatatacacatatcgACATatatagacatacacacacatacatgtatatatacacatatacacacaccaacacacacacacacacacacacacacacacacatatatacatacatacatacatacatacatgtacacacactacacacacacacacacacaaacacacacatatatatacatacatacatacatgtacacacatacactctctctcacacacacacacatacactcacacacatatacacacaacacacacacacacacacatatacataggTGTCCAAAGAGTGAGGTCCTTTTTGTATAGTCCGTATCAAAATCGTTTTTAATGATTGCCACAGTCATGGGAGATTCATTcacatccatccatcaatcaatcaatcaatcaatcaatcacttccAGTACAGTAGACAAgagtataaaaaaaaaatatggagaatTTTACCCAAAATTTCAGTATATTATCaaaagaattggagaattttggTCGGCTAGGAAGAACGAGGAGAAtcctatcaataataataataataataataataataataataataataataataataataatgatgatgataatattctGCTCTTTGGATCGCCAAagccatcaataataataataataataataataataataataataatattctgttcttTTGATCGCCAAagccatcaataataataataataataataataataataataataataataataataataataataatattctgctcTTTGGGTCACCGAAGCcatcaagaataataataataataataataataataataataataataataataataataataataataataacaacattctGCTCTTTGGATCGCCGAagccatcaataataataataataataataataataataatcacaatcaTAATAATCAGCTCTTTCGATCACCTGAagccatcaataataataataataataataataataataataataataatattctgctcTTTGGATCGCCGAAGccatcaataataacaataacaataacaataataataataatcagctttCAATCACAATacccatcaataataataataataataataataataataataatattaatcagCTCTTTTGATTGCCATACCCTTCCACCCTATTAAAACTcccatagataataataataataataataataataataataataataataataataataatattaatcagCTCTTTTGATTGCCATACCCTTCCACCCTATTAAAACtcccatcaataataataataataataataatattattaatcagCTCTTTTGATTGCCATACCCTTCCACCCTATTAAAACtcccatcaataataataataataataataataataataataataatcccgaTTCAGAAGTAGAGGGCGGGTTCGCTGCCGAAATCGGACCGGTCGCCGGCGCCGGCCGGGGTGagctgtggggtggggaaataataataatagtttattattattattaataataataataataataataggagtttaataataataataataataataataataataataataataataataataataggagagtGGCAGATACGAAGAGggccccataataataataataataataataataataataataatattctgctcTTTTGATCGCATTATCCTCCCACCCCATCCAAACtcccatcaataataataataataataaataataattgataataatAGGACTGTtgcagatgataataataataataataataataataataataataataataataataggacagtAGCAGATGAGAAGAgggcccaataataataataataataataataataataataataataataataggacagtTGCAGATCGGAAGAGGGccccatagtaataataataataataataataataataataatgataataataggaCAGTTGCAGATCGGAAGAG contains these protein-coding regions:
- the LOC144326157 gene encoding microtubule nucleation factor SSNA1-like, with translation MRRPPTTPDAEDVRRRGGGGGGAMTQQGAALQSYNNELVKCIEDLSLKRDELSKQIRQEEEEKSKLQNDIRVLTDKLSRVNESLARKMASRNEFDRTIAETEAAYMKILESSQTLLNVLRKEAGNLAKAADAKGGAKEA